Within the Syngnathus scovelli strain Florida chromosome 6, RoL_Ssco_1.2, whole genome shotgun sequence genome, the region TCCACCTAATGCCCTTTTGTGTTTGCCCCAAAGCCCCCTGCGTTGAGCTGTGggcaaaaacaaaaagccaGACCTGCAGCCTTGTGGCCCGCTCCTAAAAAAGTGAAAGGGTCACTGAGTTTTATGGCCGTCTTGGGAACAGTGGGTGGGAACAGGCCGGCTGTAGATGATGTGGAAATGGAGATGAGGACAAAAGCATAGCCTTTGAGGATGATTTGAACAGACAGATGACCAATATCGCTTGTAGACAAGCCCCCGCTGCTTCAAACTTGCTCCCAACCTCCACCAGTGTCAAAGCATGACAAAAGGCTTGTAAGGTCCATTTGAGTGAAGGAGAGTGTAAAAAGAGGGTTGCACATATTGTATCAAGGttctaatttccatttttttgctttttttccccattttgggTGAGAATGATCTGATATGTGCAAAAATCTTAATACCAAAACCAGACACTGCCCTTATTTACAAAAGATAAGTGTCAATAGCTGACATCTATGGACTCTCAACTATCAAGTGCACCTTGTCAAAGTCCTCCTGTGTGGCTCTCATCTCCTTCCAGGTCTTGTTAAGCAGCTGGATGCACACACAGAAAAGCTCCTCCAGCAGCCGGTCCTGACTGAAGAAGATGGGGTGGTAGTCCGAGCCCGTCTCCGAGGCTGCAAGAACAAAAACATTGGTGGACCGTTGGTCACTATCTTCATTTCTTCACGGCGAAAGCTATGCAGGAGTGCTGGCAGACTCACGGGCTTCGCCTATACGAAGGATTTCGCACAAGATGAGTGTGAGCTGGATGCTGCTCCGAGCAAAAGGACACTCGTGCTTGTCCTCCCTGCTGCTGTTCTCCAGAACAAACTGACAGAGGGATGTAGTATGATTTCATGTTGGGTCACAAAGTCAAACAAATACTTGACAGAAAATGTGATGGGAAACAAAACCATACTCACCCTGCTGTAAGCGTCAGGATTGCGTGCAGCAAAATAGAACATGGTGTCCAAAGCTAAAAGACCAGGAGGCGTTCTCACCAAGTCCTGACCAGGATTACTATTGTTCTGAATAGGTATTACATGGAAAATATATTAGAGTGACCAGCAGAGGACCACTTCCACATTTCAGGGCTGCCACTTACAGAGAAGCCCAACTTCTTGAACTCTTTGGCGCAAAGTGAACGTCTCCTCTCGTGACTCAGACTGTTCTCGCTCTCCGTTTCGAAGGCAGCCTGCCGCAGACTGTGAAGGATGTCTCTTTGTTCCTAAATAACAGATCAAAACTTACATATTTCAAATAAGGTGAGAGGAAGACAACTGATTTTTTTAGAAAAATTAGTGTTTAAGTTAATGATTTTATATCAGACAAACGAGAGTGATGTTTTATAATGATAGATTGTAGTGTTCATGGTCAACCATGTGCTTTGCCAAGTCATAGTGACCTTAAACACTAACAATCTTGTAACCATATAACTATAAAATTTCCATAAATTCATTacataacaataataaacaatgtgggaaaaaatgaatgaatttcgtcattgacatgaaaaaaaactgcatgGTTAAATTTACAACAAGAAACATGTAACAAACATTCCCTGCATAAAAGGACTTCAATTCTTAAATGGTACATATTTTTGTGGAATTTCCTATATTATAGTTGAAACTTCAGCTACACCCATCACGGTGgtgtataaaatataaatggaaAACCAGTGTCATAGTCCATAATACTTTTTCTTTGAATCTATTAATGGTGTCCATGGGACTCACCTGGCTGTAACAGTCCAGTGGCGTCCTCATTCGCGGCTCCAGATGATTCAAAGTCACTGACTGTAGGACATAGAGGTAGTGGGCCATTTCATCCTGAACTGAACTTGAACTGTGGATGATGTTCTGGAACaacaagtcattttcacaatcatcttacttttcataatgtaACAGTAATACAGGAATTTGGAATTCATCGGATTATACATGTATTGTATATATACAGGACGATCATATAGAGCTgcggtccccaaccaccgggccgcggaccggtacccGTCCGtgcgtcacttggtaccgggccgccaagccgcacagacaaaaaaaataaatatattttttttatatcgacgatcaattaattcaggtcaagacgctcgtcccggtcacgtgacatgtttccccagtcgagcccgcaaagttagaaaaaatgagtaagaatttattttgaaaaatataaaaaaaatctggcgATTATTTcctaattacatccgtcggcgCATGTGTGTCTCTTGACAGGTTAATTCGGTCAAGAcgttcgtcccggtcacgtgacatgtcacccccGGTAGAGCCCgcgaagctagcaaaaatgagcaagaaacagagatgtttggaaagcttcttcggaaagggaaaaaagcccactaaggagaggaagaagaagaggctacgactaggaaatctgcatttaaaagaaaaattcaggagtcctacttaaaatatgaatttatcgccacaggtgtcTTTGAAGCGCCAAGCCCACTACGCacaatatgtggcgacaggctagctaacgaggcaatgaagccttcaaaactgcttcagcacatggagaccaagcatcctgcattaaaagacaaacctttggAATTAAATTAAAGAAACGTGAACAAGAAGGACATTGTCTCCAATTACGCctcgatgggaccggctcgtttctgagaaaaaaaagctcagtgctcccactaattcaacgtaatggtgagttttatttttatgtggtttatttgtttttatgccagtcgtatcattttatttcatcgtatttatatatttattataaatgtatttatttatataaaggccggttcgcgaaaatatttctgacacgtaacaggtccgtggcgcaaaaaaaggTTGAGGACCACTGATAGAGTATTTGTGTCGCTCTCATGACAATTTGAATCAAATTTACACATACGTAAATATATACTGACGTGCTTTGAAAATAAATTGTAATCGTGCAAGTCGTATGTTAGAGTTTTACGAAAATAAAGAATGAATAATCATACTTTGTGTGTATGGCAACAACTGAGTCTTGTATTCACAAATCAGTGCACGCCAGTTGTCACCTGAAAAAGCTGAACTGACTTTAAAGACCTAGAAGCCCCAGTAGACGTTATAATATGTAAGAAAATATTAAAAGTTTTCAAAATTATCAGTATGGGGACTTTGGAATGATTGTATAAAAGAGCCTGTTACTGAATGTCAACATTTTTCAGATTCTGACTATTATCAAATTTTACCTTGTAAATGTACTGACGGAGATTCTTCTTATTCAGGTATGCAAACATTTCCTGGAAAACAAAAGTACACAAAGAAAACGTTGTTGTATTAACATGTTTCTAACACTGGGAGGCAATATTGAGATAGAAACCTAAAAATGTACTCGACATGATCAAACTGTGATCTCTGTGATTAAATGCTCTTCTGGAATatgaagggttgaattgtgtgcacgagtgtgtgtgtgtgtgtataacaaAGCAAGTTGGAGAGAATAGGAGACAGGCAGTTGAATGAGCAAAGTGTTACCGCACACACAGAGAGAAGCCGAGAAGGAGCAGAGGCAGTGAATGACTCGCCTGTCTACAGGAAGTGTAAGATGACCCGTCACGCTAAGAGGTGCTGCCCTGCTCACTACAGTGCCTGCTAGATTGTGACTCTGAGAGACAATAGCAGTCTGCCTGGTGAAAGTTGCACATGTGTTACAGTCAAACGCTGAGAAGAACCAAGTCAGCACCTGTCTGTCTGCATCCCCAGCCGTCTGCAACAGAGCCATAAGTAGAGCCATAGCTTTGGTCTGAATCTGCTGATTAGTCCTGGTAGAAGAAACACACAAAGTGACGTTCTACATTTATAACCAGAAAATATAATATTGGATAGACAAAAAGGTTTGCCCTCACAAGAAGAGACATGAAGAGGAATGTCAGGTTACTCACATCTGGAGGTGCGCAATGAGCCTCTCCATGGTCACTACTTGTTTGACTTGCATGAAGAGGCTGTGGCTGCTGAGGACCATGCTCTCCAGGATGTCTAAGCACACCTGCTGGATGGACGCGTCGGCCACCTTGGCGTTGACAAAGCAGGCGATCTGAATGGACAAACTGGTTAAAACAACAAACAGGAGCAAATGGAACACATAGGGAAGCTAAACCGCGGCACCTTCTCAACGAAGATTGACGAGAGGTTTTCCCAGGACACAATGCCGTGATCCATTAGCTCCATAAAGGCTGTTAGGGTGTGGGTCATGATCAGAGCACTCCTGAAACATGTATACAAAGAAAAGGAGtacatgtaaataaaaaatgaacaagCACAATTGACTCATTAGTAAGCCATGTTGCACTATATCAAATGTATACAGTAATATTTAAAACAGGCATTTTAGCTGTATAAGCCAGTGTGGGAAAATAGGCATGTGCACACAAAACAGAGAGAACTGACTCGCTGGAGTCTTCCACTATCTTGACCAGTAAGAGGTGTCCATCCCGGCTGATGAACTCCTGCGCAAACGTCACGTCCGTGGAAACGCTGGCGAGTTGCTTCAACGAATCGCAGCGCACTCCCAGGTCCATACTTTGGATGCCCTTAAACAAGTCCTCCGCACAGCGCCCCTACATtcccaagttaaaaaaaaaaaaaaaaactcactgagTAAAAATGTTCTTCCAGCATGCTCCACGATTTTCAGGCTTGCATCCACAATATGTGGAGTAGTAATAAAGAGGAGCGTGAGTACAGACTCACCGGGGCCTTGGTTAGACGCAGAATGCAGCCGTTCTTAATGTCCAGACGGTTCTAAAAACAACACCCACAAACAAAAACTTTGGTGAAACACGAAAGCACACTTTGGCTACGAGCTAACAATGTGAATCCAACCTAACAGCTGACTCACCTACATGAAGGAGCACCAAACTGTTTGACCATATGGACAAACATCTTCACTTTACCAGAGACTACACTACAGGAAATGCTTTCCAAAAGATTTAGAGTGTTGAAATgtggatatgtttttttttttttggggctatTTTTCCAGAAGAACTTGTCTTTCTCTGTTGTCGTTCATCTTAAATGCGTTTGATGGGGCTGGTCAATTTATTCCACAATATACTTAGCCAAGCACACATTTATGGAAATGACTGTGTGTATTGGAGCATAGTTATGCTGCAACTAAAGGGCCTTCCTCCAAAATGTTTCCAGTCAAAAGCAGAAACTTTAGCAAATTGTCATGAGATTTAAGTTTAAAaccaacaacaaataaaatgatTGTAATGCTTCGCAGTACTTGTTCATATAGTGTTCCTAACGTAGTCAGCATTTTTGAGGCataatgagatttttttaaaagtaataTGTGCTGATTGTGTGGTGTGGAGTGGatttgtgtgaaaaaaaaacctatAACACGTGTGTCTTACAGTGGTACAAGTGGAGCTGTTTGTATTTATAGCGTTTTTTCTTCTGATATAGACAGCACTTAGTTTTAGCAGTAATATCAAAACAAAATAGCAAACAAAGAAAGGATGACGTACCCTTCAACATTGTGAGACAGTATTCTTGTTTTAACGCAAATGAATGTCTAAGGCCTGACTCAGAGTAAATCGTTGGACTACTCACTCACCGATTCGGTGATGTACGTCTGCACTCCATCAGCATACTGAAGCGCATAGTTTTCATGACCTGGGAGATTCCAGCTACACATGCAGAACACACATGCTTGTGATTAGAATGTACTCAAAATGCTGATAAAATACAGGAAAAGAGATGGTTCATGGACAGACTTACCCGTCACAGACCTCCTTTATAACAGCGGATAGAGGCTTCTTCTGCTCAGAGACAAGAAAATGGCTGACGGTAACATCCTGTACTACAGATCACATATATGCTAACTTCCATTAGCGTTGACTCTGCTATGACAATGAAAACGCACATCTCGGTAACGACACGCTGCTCATACAGTAGCAGGCAGCACGGCGTTGTCTGGTACATTCTGAACAATTGCGCCCAAAGTGACTTGTGTGCATGTAAACACAAGTCAGACCTCTACCATGTCTGACACTCAAGCTATCCTGCTATTAGTGGCCAGAAGTGCGGTCAAGCAGTCAAAACGTTGTCAGAGTGTGCGGTACGCCCCGTGGCTGCTCTGTTATTAGTGGCAGCGACCATGCGCCGACCGGTCGGTCACATATGGAGGGAGAGAGACAGCCCCGGTCCTTAGGAGAAGTTTGACTGATCGGGTCCTGGTCACGTATTGGAAAGTACAAACACCCGTAATGAAAATTGACACGTATCGATGCACCAATAATAGATAATCCCCCAAAACTTTTTATACAGAGATATGATATTTGCTATATGGTTGAAAATTAAATGCAACATTGAactatttattataaataaccGCATTCAATGGTGTATGGAGAGTACGTGTTTTACCTGGTCTAGTCGTATGAGCTGGGGGTAGGCCCCTGGCATCTGGATCGCAATCTTCACAATGTCTTTTTGCTGCGGCATTTTGGCACCTCTGAACTCCACCACGCTGACTGTTAGAAAAAACATCACATGAAACAAAGCGCAAAGAGGGACACGTGACCTGCACAATTTTTCATCTTATCAAAGATGTACAATTTATTCAAGAGTACCTCAAGACAGGAGAAAAAAAGGCACATAATGATCAGGCCCACACTCAAATCGGTTGACCTCTGAGGCTTTGACATACATACAAGCTGGAAGCTGTTCAAGCGAGGAACTAACATCATCATTTCGTCTTTTTAAATGTGTGATAGCCAGTTTTCTAAAGACTGTTAAACGGTTTACAGTAAGAATATGCATTAAGTTCATTCCGAGTTGTGACATTGTGTCAATGCATTCTTATTCCGATTCTGGCAAATAATTGAAGACTGTTAACCTGTCACAGAAAAGAATGTCTGCAGTGTCTCAAAAGATTGATGTAAGTGGATACAATTCAAAATattagggggtgggggggggagcaaGAATCTGCTGCTTTTATTACATTTATGAGATTTGCCTGCCAGTTCGGCGATAAGTAACATGGTGGCAAAGCAAGATGCCAATCCAGCGCAGGGCCGTTGGGAAACCattaatgttgaaaaaaaaaatacaatggccaAATGGGCTAAACAGAAAGCAACCATGCTCAGCTAGTTTCTCTTAAAGAAAAAAGTCCCGTTACTTCTCGACTGACTCACAGAGCTTCAAGCGCCTATCATTTTCAATACCAACCAGTAGTATGTTCCTCTTTCATCATGCATTGGCGGTGCACGGTGTAAAAGTAACCACGCTTTCAACTGTTTGTGCATACGCTGTGTGGACTTAGTCACACGCTCACGATACACACTTCCTCCTCAACCTTCAGACACCACTCCCTGCGGGGACAGATGAAGCAGTTGTTCCCTCTGACAAAAGCCCCCACCCTCCACAACTCCCTTATCCTTCACTCTCAGTACGTCCAATGCAAATTCTTCTACATGCTCATGAGGTCACGGCGACTCAGAGGAGTTCAAACTTGTGTCTGCTTGTgttaagaatgatgaatggacccCGCCCTGTGCGCAATCTCTGGGATAGTTCACATACCACGACTCCCttctggaaaagaaagctcCCTCTCAGTTTATTGCAGCTCCTGTCAAAACAAACCCCATGTCTTTGCCGGGTTCACTTCACTTATCCTGAGGCAACTTCTGAAATAGTCCTTAATAGTCGCCTTAGTTTAATCAATTGCAGCATGTTTGTTTTGGATCACATTGACTGTGTAGTGAGGACAACCTGGGTGTTGAGAAACTTAAATGTGCAGTCGCAACAAAAGGTCAGCTCACGGCAATAAAACTCCTGCCATAATCCGGAAGAGATTTGATAAGAATGTGAAATTCTTCTGGAGCAATTTATGAGTATGACTCGTCTCAAAAAGGGGAAAACTGGGACTATGCTATCAAAGTAGCAATGTAAACAGTGGTCACCATCTTGATGGTAttttctaaaaaaacaaaaaatacaaaaacaaaacatggaatCAGCAATTCAAATGCCCCTAAAATCATAAATAAACTCACAAAAAAATGATTGTTCCTGGATTAACATAGCACCAACTGCTtactgaggaagaaaaaaatgtcatcttttgtttGCCTTAAGTATCGTTAACTCGTATCAGCAGCCTCCATAAGCACTGAAACCTTCAAATATGGCTTGTACGACGCTGAAAGGCTGCTTCAATAGACAAAAGTGAATATCCCAGCACCAGAAAGAATGTTTCTGCACAAGAACAACTGTTCCTGCAACataatatacatgtataattaaATTACACAATATATTAACATGATTGATGATCGTGCCCTGTGACTAACTTACAACTCATTTTCCTGCAGACTTGAACACAATAATTGGATGGGTAAGTAGAATCATTATTCCTTTGGCAGTACAGTGTTGATGCTAAAGTAGAGCAAATGTTTCTGCAAAAGAGTAAATGTTCCCAAAGCTGAATAATATGTTCCTCCATCAGATGATGAAGCACACTTGGCCTGCCTGTCCTTACATGTTCATGCAAGTGCCTGCCTTCGGCCCAGGATAAACTAATGCTTGACTGCAAATCAAAACAAGTTcagcaaacgttgctggtgagtagcatttattttattttggtcacATTTGAGTGCTGATAAAAATTTGAGAgcattttggaaaataaatcatagCCATTGTCAAACGTTTCATCATACTGTAAAGAAAGCCTTaggatttttttaaagtttaaattttttaaatgatcttatttaaaaaaaaaatattatttaggTCATCAAGGGATTATACAGGTTTTGTGGCTAATTTGTAGCAGCATCACCAGACACCAGATTAGATTTTAGGACCGCTCCTATGTAACCTACTCTGGGGAGCATTAAATGTAAAATGACATGTTCGGCATCTCTCAGTGATTGTGTGTTCATCCACGGCCAGTTGGCTTTGTTAAGCCTAATGCCACAAGTAATTCCTTTTAGACCCTTTGTTTGCTTATGGACAAGTGTGTCTTAAAGCCCTCCAACCCATCACCTCCATGTGTACTGTGTAGAGAGGAGGGGGACTCTCAGCTGCCCAACAGTGTAATCTGACAGGCTAccgccacacacaaacactacaaaaCTACAAAATCTGAATGCAAAATAATGTCACATGTGAAGTAAACCGATAATACAATGACGCAGACAGAGAACACTTCATCCAGAAGCGGTAGTTGTTTATTATATGGGTTATTACCCATCTGGAGCAGCCCACTTCAGTTAACTCAAAAGTGTATCTTTTCCCGTGTCCGTTAATCgtttggggaggaaaaaaaaaaaaggaaaaacgaaAAGAAAACGTCTATAAACGGATCGCGCAGTTCGTCATAAGCGTACAAAATAACTCGAACTTGGAGGAAGTCCATGAAAATAAGGATAATGCGTCCTACCTGATTAGAAAATGTTAAGTAGTAGTGGGTTTCTCTCCCGTAGGAACCGTTGCCCTCGGAGCGAGGGACATTTGCTGCGATCTGTTCTCCACGCAGAAGAGGCAAAGTCAAGTCAGGCTTGAAAAAAGTCACGACTCAAAGATAAATTGCTGAACTGCGTTCAAAACAGGTCCAAAACAACGAGATGTGATTTCTTGAATAGTTGGATTAATTTAAAGTTCCGGGTTAGTTAAATACTCGAGCAAAGATTTTCCAGTAGAAAAGTTGACAGATTTTGATACACCGATTCCGATTGggtaatttcaaaataaaaccaagATTTATGATATTTTGTAATGTGGATTAAAAGGGTCACGATTCGCAGTTTCACCCATTGTTTTTAACATAAAGCATGCAATTTGTATATATTTGGAGTCATACCGTGAAAAACTCTTGAGATTTTAAGTGCAAATGACATCAAATAAACATTGGATGAATGTATTTTGAAAAGAAACAGAGGAACGTCTTTTCAAAATCTTCTAAACAGATTTTGCAGGACATGTTCCCCCTAAAATCCGAGGGTTACAAATCCAAGAGTTCAGTAGCAATATCTGCTCAAACTTGAGATCTTAGTTAAATGTTGTCCATTCTACCGCTTTAGAATGTCTGTATTTTACTAAATGACAAAATGCGTGCGTAGACGTGAACCAGCTGCCCCCCTGAGGtgttcatggcaaaattattaaACGCCTACCAGACCCATGCCGGACAAACTGATAATCACTTCTAGCTACTTTTAAGT harbors:
- the elmo3 gene encoding engulfment and cell motility protein 3 isoform X1; protein product: MPQQKDIVKIAIQMPGAYPQLIRLDQKKPLSAVIKEVCDGWNLPGHENYALQYADGVQTYITESNRLDIKNGCILRLTKAPGRCAEDLFKGIQSMDLGVRCDSLKQLASVSTDVTFAQEFISRDGHLLLVKIVEDSSESALIMTHTLTAFMELMDHGIVSWENLSSIFVEKIACFVNAKVADASIQQVCLDILESMVLSSHSLFMQVKQVVTMERLIAHLQMTNQQIQTKAMALLMALLQTAGDADRQEMFAYLNKKNLRQYIYKNIIHSSSSVQDEMAHYLYVLQSVTLNHLEPRMRTPLDCYSQEQRDILHSLRQAAFETESENSLSHERRRSLCAKEFKKLGFSNNSNPGQDLVRTPPGLLALDTMFYFAARNPDAYSRFVLENSSREDKHECPFARSSIQLTLILCEILRIGEAPSETGSDYHPIFFSQDRLLEELFCVCIQLLNKTWKEMRATQEDFDKVMQVVREQITRTLSTKPTSLELFKNKVNALNYSEILKLRQTERLHQEETLAPPVLELKERLKPELLELIRQQRLNRLCQGTMFRKISSRRRQDKLWYCRLSPNHKMLHYGDVEEDSDTPPIETLQEKIPVADIKNLLVGKECPHMKDNKGKQNKEVLDLAFSITYDVEEYSLNFIAPSRTDFCLWTDGLSVLLGRDMSSESMRSELDILLSMEIKLRLLDLENIPIPENAPVVPKAPSNYNFCYDFSQTEQ